The Triticum dicoccoides isolate Atlit2015 ecotype Zavitan chromosome 6A, WEW_v2.0, whole genome shotgun sequence genome has a window encoding:
- the LOC119318996 gene encoding premnaspirodiene oxygenase-like codes for MDADVPLHLLLFVPLLAIIPLILFASRRLTPPESSGVARLPPGPWALPVIGHLHHLAGAIPHQALRDLARRHGPLMLLRFGEVTAVVASSPDAAREILKTHDPAFASWPVGPMSRLWFQGSEGLVFAPFGDAWRQLRKICTQELLSARRVHYFRPVRQDEPGRLLRAVASSSPSPSERRPVNLTGIIAAYIADSTVRAIIGSRPFKGCDACLKLFEDMFRMRPGLSLPDLFPSSRLAMLVSREPGRIKRCRREMLQIMDAVIQEHRESKAAGEGEAEDEDLVDVLLGLQEEVGSQHPLTTENIKFVMIDMFAAGSETATTALQWVMAELMRNPRVRHKAQEEVRRALAAHRRVTEDVLGSLHYVHMVVKESLRLHVPGPLLTLRQCRSPCQVLGYDVPPGATVLVNSWAIARDPAHWDAPEEFLPERFDQEQGGAGRDFKGTDFEFIPFGAGRRMCPGMTFGLAHIELALAALLFHFDLELPADVDAAGLDMTEEAGITTRRRSELLVVTTTLVPVPE; via the exons ATGGACGCCGACGTCCCGCTCCACCTGCTGCTGTTCGTGCCTCTCCTTGCCATCATACCCCTCATTCTCTTCGCCTCAAGAAGATTGACGCCGCCCGAGTCGTCCGGCGTCGCGCGGCTCCCGCCAGGGCCGTGGGCGCTGCCGGTGATCGGCCACCTGCACCACCTCGCGGGCGCGATCCCGCACCAAGCGTTGCGCGACCTGGCGCGGCGCCACGGCCCACTGATGCTGCTCCGTTTCGGCGAGGTGACGGCCGTGGTGGCCTCGTCCCCGGACGCGGCGCGCGAGATCCTCAAGACCCACGACCCGGCCTTCGCGTCTTGGCCCGTCGGACCCATGTCGCGCCTCTGGTTCCAGGGCTCCGAGGGCCTCGTCTTCGCGCCCTTCGGCGACGCGTGGCGCCAGCTCCGCAAGATCTGCACCCAGGAGCTCCTCAGCGCCCGCCGCGTCCACTACTTCCGCCCCGTCCGCCAGGACGAGCCCGGCCGCCTCCTGCGCGCCGTCGCCtcgtcctcgccgtcgccgtccGAGCGTCGGCCGGTGAACCTGACAGGGATTATCGCGGCGTACATCGCGGACTCCACCGTGCGCGCCATCATCGGCAGCAGGCCGTTCAAGGGCTGCGACGCGTGCCTGAAGCTGTTCGAGGACATGTTCCGCATGAGGCCCGGGCTGAGCCTGCCGGACCTGTTTCCGTCATCGCGCCTCGCCATGCTCGTCAGCCGCGAGCCCGGCCGGATCAAGCGCTGCCGCCGCGAGATGCTGCAGATCATGGACGCCGTCATCCAGGAGCACCGGGAGAGTAAAGCCGCCGGCGAGGGAGAGGCCGAAGACGAAGACCTGGTCGACGTGCTCCTCGGACTCCAGGAAGAAGTGGGCTCCCAGCACCCGCTGACCACCGAGAACATAAAATTCGTTATGATT GACATGTTCGCCGCGGGCAGCGAGACGGCAACGACGGCGCTGCAGTGGGTAATGGCGGAGCTGATGCGGAACCCGAGGGTTCGGCATAAGGCGCAGGAGGAGGTCCGGCGAGCACTGGCTGCCCACCGCAGGGTGACGGAGGACGTCCTCGGCAGCCTCCACTACGTACACATGGTCGTGAAGGAGTCTCTCCGGCTGCACGTGCCGGGCCCGCTGCTGACGCTCCGCCAGTGCAGGAGCCCGTGCCAGGTGCTAGGGTACGACGTGCCCCCGGGCGCCACGGTGCTCGTGAACTCGTGGGCGATCGCCAGGGACCCCGCGCACTGGGACGCGCCGGAGGAGTTTCTGCCGGAGAGGTTTGACCAGGAGCAAGGCGGCGCCGGGAGGGACTTCAAGGGCACAGACTTCGAGTTCATACCGTTCGGAGCAGGGCGGAGGATGTGCCCGGGGATGACGTTCGGGCTGGCGCACATCGAGCTCGCGCTCGCCGCGCTGCTGTTCCACTTCGACCTGGAGCTGCCTGCAGACGTGGACGCGGCGGGGTTGGACATGACGGAGGAGGCTGGCATCACCACACGGAGGAGGTCCGAGCTTCTCGTGGTGACCACCACGCTTGTTCCTGTACCAGAGTAA